A section of the Roseovarius sp. W115 genome encodes:
- a CDS encoding flagellar basal body-associated FliL family protein — translation MAEPEAEMPEAQTKKSKLPLLLGIALLLVGGGAGFYAVNSGLLMGEESKTESHTEDEHPAVKDMPDMSFVALDPLVVSFGGGDGPNLRFRAQLEVHAPYHDEVAKVTPRVMDVLNSYLRAVDLEDLRRNSALVTLRAQMLRRIQVVTGGNRVNDLLIMEFVLN, via the coding sequence ATGGCCGAACCAGAGGCTGAAATGCCAGAAGCGCAGACAAAGAAATCCAAACTCCCACTTTTATTGGGCATTGCGTTGCTCCTCGTTGGAGGAGGCGCTGGATTTTATGCCGTGAACTCAGGTCTGCTAATGGGTGAAGAGTCCAAGACAGAGTCGCATACAGAAGACGAGCATCCTGCCGTCAAAGACATGCCGGATATGTCATTTGTCGCGCTTGATCCGCTTGTTGTGTCCTTTGGTGGTGGAGATGGTCCAAACCTGAGATTTCGAGCGCAACTGGAGGTTCATGCGCCGTATCACGATGAAGTGGCCAAAGTCACACCTCGGGTCATGGACGTTCTGAATTCTTATTTGCGCGCTGTTGATCTGGAAGATCTTCGCAGAAATTCCGCACTTGTCACGCTTCGAGCGCAAATGTTGCGCCGTATTCAGGTTGTGACGGGCGGCAACCGAGTGAACGATCTCTTGATCATGGAATTTGTACTGAACTGA